The Streptomyces sp. 11x1 genomic sequence ACGGTGACCTGCGGCAACGCGGAGGGGTTGAGCACCTCGCCGATCACCTTCCACCGCGCGGGCAGCTTCACGTCCTGCGGGAAGGTGGCCACGATCGCGTGGTCCTCGCCGCCGGTGAGCACCCACTGGAGGGGGTCGACGCCGACGGCCTGACCGATGTCGTGCATCTGGGTGGGGATGTCGATCGCACCGGAGCGGATGTCGATCCGGCACTTGCTCGCCTCGGCGATGTGTCCCAGGTCCGCGATCAGCCCGTCACTGACGTCGCACATCGCGGTCGCGCCGAGGGCGGCCGCGGCGGGGCCCGCGTGGTACGGCGGCTCGGGGCGCCGGTGGGCCTCCACGAAGGCGCGCGGCGAGCGGAAGCCCCGGGAGAGCACCGCGTGCCCGGCGGCGGACCAGCCGAGCCAGCCGGTGACGGCCACGACGTCGCCGGGCTGGGCGCCCGCCCTGGTCACCGGCTCGTGGTTGCGCAGATCACCGAGCGCGGTGATCGAGATCATGATGGTGTCACCGCGGACGACGTCACCGCCGACCACGGCAGCTCCGGCCACCTGGCACTCGTCACGCAGGCCGTCCATCAGCTCGGTGGCCCAGGTCACCGGCAGGTCGACGGGCGCGACCAGGCCGAGCAGCAGCGCGGTGGGCACGGCACCCATGGCGGCGATGTCCGCGAGGTTCTGCGCGGCGGCCTTGCGCCCCACGTCGTAGGCCGTGGACCAGTCGCGCCGGAAGTGCCGCCCCTCCAGGAGGATGTCGGTGCTCGCCACGACCCTGCGGTCCGGCGCCGCCACCACGGCGGCGTCGTCGCCGGGGCCGACCCGGACCGCCGGGGTGGTGGTGAGCCGGGAGGTGAGCTCCCTGAT encodes the following:
- a CDS encoding thiamine-phosphate kinase, encoding MKGTVGELGEFGLIRELTSRLTTTPAVRVGPGDDAAVVAAPDRRVVASTDILLEGRHFRRDWSTAYDVGRKAAAQNLADIAAMGAVPTALLLGLVAPVDLPVTWATELMDGLRDECQVAGAAVVGGDVVRGDTIMISITALGDLRNHEPVTRAGAQPGDVVAVTGWLGWSAAGHAVLSRGFRSPRAFVEAHRRPEPPYHAGPAAAALGATAMCDVSDGLIADLGHIAEASKCRIDIRSGAIDIPTQMHDIGQAVGVDPLQWVLTGGEDHAIVATFPQDVKLPARWKVIGEVLNPSALPQVTVDGAPWTSKGGWDHFGDIES